DNA from Rhodobacteraceae bacterium M382:
GGTTACGGTGTCGTTCAGGACTATCTCAAGACGCTGGACAGCTCGCCCGGCGTGTACCGAATGCTCGATTCGGAAAGCCGGGTTTTATATGTCGGAAAGGCGCGAAACCTGCGGGCGCGTGTGTCCAACTATGCCCGACCGGGTCACTCAGGCCGTATCGAACGCATGATCGCGGCCACTGCGTCGATGATGTTCCTGACCACCCGCACCGAAACCGAAGCGTTGCTGCTCGAGCAGAACCTGATCAAGCAGCTCAAGCCCAAGTACAACGTGCTGCTGCGTGACGACAAAAGCTTTCCCAATATTCTGGTGGCCAAGGATCATGAATTCCCTCAGATCAAGAAACACCGCGGTGCCCGCAAGCAGAAGGGCACTTATTTCGGCCCCTTTGCCAGTGCCGGAGCGGTCAACCGGACCCTGAACCAGCTGCAAAAGGCGTTTCTGCTGCGCAATTGTTCGGACGCCATGTTTTCCGGTCGGACACGGGCATGCCTGTTGCACCAGATCAAACGCTGTTCGGCCCCTTGCGTGGGGAAAATCTCAGAAGAGGATTACGCCAACAGCGTGCGCGATGCCGAACAGTTCCTGTCGGGGCGGTCGACACGGATCCAGGAGGATCTGGCAGCGCAGATGCAACAGGCCTCTGACGCGATGGAATTCGAACGCGCTGCAGCCATTCGCGACCGGATCCGTGCGTTGACCCAGGTACAGACAAACCAGGGCATCAACCCGCGCGGCGTCGCCGAAGCCGACATTGTCGCCTTGCATATGGAAAGCGGGCAAGCCTGTGTTCAGGTGTTCTTTATCCGGGCAAATCAGAACTGGGGTAACCAGGATTTCTATCCCCGGGTCGGTGCCGATATCAGCCCCGCCGAGGCGATGGAAGCCTTTCTGGGTCAGTTCTATGATAACAAGGAGCCGCCCCGGCAGTTGATCCTGTCTGATGGAATCGAAAACACAGACCTGATGGAGCGGGCACTCAGCGAAAAATCCGGTCGCAAGGTTGAAATCCTTGTGCCGCAGCGGGGCGAAAAGGCAGAGTTGGTGTCCGGGGCATTACGCAATGCACGCGAATCTCTTGCTCGGCGCATGTCCGAAAGCGCAACCCAGGCCAAGTTGCTCCGTGGGATGGCGGATGCTTTTGACCTCGAGGGCCCCCCCCAACGGATCGAAGTTTATGACAACTCACATATCCAGGGTACAAATGCCGTAGGGGGAATGATCGTGGCTGGACCCGAAGGGCTCATGAAAAACGCGTACCGCAAATTCAATATCCGTGGTGATGACCTGACCCCTGGGGATGACTTTGGCATGATGAAAGAGGTCCTGACCCGGCGTTTTTCGCGCCTGCTCAAGGAAGACCCTGATCGCGACAAGGGACATTGGCCCGACCTTCTGCTCATTGATGGCGGGGCCGGTCAGGTCAGCGCCGTGGCCGAGATCATGGCCGAACATGGTGTCGAAGACATCCCGATGGTCGGCGTGGCCAAGGGGATCGACCGAGATCACGGCAAGGAAGAATTTCATCGGATTGGCAAACGTCCATTCGCCTTGCAGCGCAACGACCCTGTGCTCTACTTTGTCCAGCGCCTACGGGACGAGGCGCACCGCTTTGCCATCGGGACGCACCGCGCGAAACGCGCCAAAACGATCGGGGCCACGCCGCTCGATGAAATCGCAGGGGTCGGTGCCTCTCGGAAACGCGCGTTGTTGGCCCACTTCGGCAGCGCCAAGGCGGTCAGCCGTGCCAATCTGGCCGACCTCAAGGCCGTCGATGGGATTTCTGCGGCTCTTGCGGAAAAGATATATGACTTTTTTCACGACCGCGGTTAGGCGCACCAATTGCCGGGTTGGCTTGGCTTTTGTTTCTTCTGCTTTAAAATATCCCCGCCGGAGGCATCTGCCTGAAACGAGCAGATTTTCCGCGCTCCCCGCTTCCAAGCCCGTCTTGCGCAATATATGGTCCGCTTCATGAAATGGAACCTGCCCAATATCCTGACTGTCCTGCGCCTGCTTGCTGCGCCCGGGGTGGCTATCATGTTTCTCTATTTTTCTCGCCCACATGCGGATTGGCTGGCGCTGTTGCTGTTCCTGTCCGCGGCTATCACGGACTTTTTTGACGGCTATCTGGCGCGGGCCTGGCGGCAGGAAACCAAGATCGGTGCCATGCTGGATCCAATCGCCGACAAGGCCATGGTGGTCATCGCCTTGATGGTCATCGTGGGCTATTCTGCCAGCCATTGGATGCCCTGGCTGGTGTTGCCTGCAACGGTTATCCTGTTTCGCGAAGTGTTTGTGTCGGGTCTGCGGGAATACCTCGGCGATACGGCTGGGACGCTCAAGGTGACAAACCTGGCCAAATGGAAGACAACCGCGCAGATGACGGCCATTTCGGTCCTGTTTGGTCAGGGTATTTTTGAGCACTATCTTGTGATGTCGTCGTTTGGCATGGATCAAGGGATCGTTGATCAGATCATGGCGGGAGAGATCGAAGACACTCAGGGACTGCGTTGGAAATTTGAGGGCATGATCTGGACTGGACGTTTGGGATTGTGGCTCTTGTGGATTGCGGCGGCCCTTACATTGATCACTGGGGCGGATTATCTGCGTAAGGCGATGCCGCACCTCAAGGAGACTCGATGATGGACATTCTCTATTTTGCATGGGTGCGCGAACGTATTGGGTTGCCGCGTGAAACGGTGAAGACATCTGCCGAGACCGTGATGGACCTGGTGACTGAATTGCGCGGCCGTGAAGAACGCTATGAGGCAGCCTTTGCCGATTTGTCTGCTTTGCGTGTCGCATTGGATCAGGATCTCAGCGATTTTGACGCGCCATTGGCCGGGGTACGCGAAGTTGCGTTTTTTCCGCCAATGACCGGAGGGTGACCACTATGCGTATCTCGGTTCAGGAAGCGCCGTTTGACCTGGGTGTCGAAAGCGAGGCCTTTGCTCGGAACGCTGAACAGATTGGCGCAATCGTTACCTTTACCGGAGTGGTGCGCGACAGCGATGCCGGTCGCTTGCAGGTCATGGAAATCGAACACTATCCGGGCATGACCGAAAAGGCGTTGGCAGCCATCGCGAATGAAGCTGTAGAGCGCTGGGACCTGGGAGATGTTCTGGTGATCCATCGCTACGGCCGTTTGGCCCCAGGCGAACGTATCATGATGGTTGCGACAGCCGCCCGGCATCGTGTTGCGGCGTTTGAAGCAGCCGAATTTCTAATGGATTATCTAAAGTCTCGGGCTCCCTTCTGGAAGAAGGAACTCTCTGCAACACAAAGCACATGGGTTGCCGCCAAAGACGAGGATGAAGATGCATTGAACCGATGGGCGCGCTGACAGGCTGGTCCTGAAAGGCGCGCCTTTGGCGCTCAGGTTGTCTCGTTGTCGCCCTGCGGGCTCCGCCTCGGATTGGTGATAGGTTCGCCGGGAATCGAGGTCCCATTTTTGGCGTGATGTACTCGCGTGATCACCCAAGAGTGAAACTTGGAATCTCCCTCGGTTCGGGACACATACCCAATAAACGACGCGTGTAGTGCTGTTGGTCCACCTCAATTGTGTCAGTAATTGTGTCAGTGGCCGAGACGCCTGCGAGCACACGGTCCCAGCGGCGTTCAAGACGCCTGTCGCCTTCCAGAAATCGCACCCAACCTACATAAACGGGCCGAACAGAAGCCAGGGGTATCAGCCACAGAAAACAATGCGGAGAAGCCCTGTTTTGCCGATGCAGACAGGGCGGGATCCCCGTTGTTGTCCACGATACGATCAAAAGTATGCTATTTTTCCTGTTGAGACAGGAGGACAGGACATGCACGACAGCAAATCCGTTTCGGATCATTGGGGAACCGGGGACGTCTATTCCCGAATTGTTGACGCCATGCATGCCGCCGGGATCGACCCCGAAACCGTAACGGTGGAACAACTGGCACCGGTTGACCACTTTCACGCCCGTGGATTTCCGGCCACAATCGAACTGGCCGATGCTCTGCCGATCGAGGCCGGTCAGCGGCTCGTGGATATTGGCTGTGGAATTGGCGGTCCGGCAAGATATCTGGCGCAAAGGTTCGGGTGCCAAGTGGATGGTTTGGACATCACCGCTCCATTCGTTGATGCGGGCAATCGATTGAGCGCGCTTGTCGGGATGCAAGACGCGGTTACAATTGTGCTGGGTGATGGACAAAAGCTACCCTATGACGATGGCTCTTTTGACGGCGGGTACTCTCAACACGTGACAATGAACGTGCGTGATCGCAGCGCCTTTTTCAATGAGGCGTATCGAGTGCTCAAGCCCGGTGCATTTTTTGCTTTGACCGAGCATGGGTTAGGCGAAGTCGGTGATCCCCACCATCCGTTGCCGTGGTCTGAAGATGGGAGTGGAGCATATTTGATGCGGCCAGCGGACACCATTGCGGCGCTCGAACAATCGGGGTTCTCGGATGTCCAAGTCAGCGATACAGGGGCGAAATACTTGCAAGGTTACCTGCGCGCCATAGAGATGGCAGAGAAGGGTGAAGCGCCGGTTTTTGGCGTTCACATTCTGCTCGGCAGGCTGGCACCTCAGATTGTGAGAAACGCAGCTCGAAATATTGAGGAAAAAAGAACACACCCAATTCAGGTCATATGCCGCAAAATGTAATCAGCCATGTGCCGTTCGTCGCAAGACTGCGCAACACTCGGTTTGGCCCCAATTGTGTGAGCTCACACGCTCTTTGGCCGAGGGCGGTTCATTCCAGACCGGCCGTTCGCCGCAAAGGCACAGAAAGACCGGATCGCGCCTAAAGCGGACAGGAGATGGCTGGTGTGCTATATTGATGCCGCACATTCGCCCCGACGTTTTGGAAAACAGAGAATGGCTCATATCGAACATCTGAAATCACTCTGTCCTCTTGAAGGGCTTGATGTTGTTGATGTCGGAGCAGGTGACGGTGTTTATTCACGCCAATTGGACGCCGCAGGGGCCAATGTCACGGCGATCGAAATTGATCCCGAAAAAGTTGAGAGAGCGAAAGAAAATCTACCCGGAAGCATAGACGTGAAGCTGGGAGCGGCTGAAAACCTGCCTCTGACTTTTGGGTCACAGGATCTGGTGTGTCTGTTTTTCTCGCTTCACCACGTGCCAATTGCCGCTCAACCCGCTGCCTTCGACGAGTTTCGACGTGTTCTGGGGACCAACGGACGCCTGCATATTGTAGAACCCTATCCATATGGAACAATGTTCGATGTTGTCCGATTGGTTGAAGATGAAACGATTGTGCGTACCATTTCGCATCAATTATTGAATCACATGGATCGTGATCAAAGGTTCGCGTTGGAAAACAAGCGGGAGTATGTGTTGACCCGCGAATACCCCTCATTTGAGTTCTTCCTGGAAAAGATCGTCCTTCCGGATCCCGCACGTGCCAAGACCTACGAAGCGATTGCTCCTGAGATGGCGGACACTTTCAATCGTGCGGTAGAATATCTTGATGGGCGGTTCGTGTTGCACCAACCATGCGCCGCCTACCATTTTTCAGTCACGGGTTAGTCACGGCACCATCGCCATACGAATTCAGAAGTCCAGTTTGTCCACAAGTCGACGGACAATGCGCGGGCGGCGGGTTAGACAGCAGCGATATGGTTCCCCTGTGGTCTACTTGCTGGCCACGCCCCGAATCTCAGTCTCTTTGGAATAAATCAGAAGGATATGTTCACGGATCAGCAAAAGCCCGAAACCTGACCACAGCGAGCAAAAAATAGCGGGTCCAAAGGGGGCTGGCCATGGGGTTTGCTGCGCCGTGCACGGCGCAGTGCCAGGCCCTCAGCCGCAATTCTGCATCTTTGATGCAGAGCCAGGACGCGGCAGCGTTTCGGGGGTCAGCCGTTCAGTTGGCTACGCAGTTCTTCAGCCTCTTGGCGGGCGTCACGCAGCCCATCCATGGCTGCCCTCAGTTCGGCTTCGGTTTGGGTCAGTTGATTGCTCAACTCGGCTTCGCGTTGCTGCAGATACGTGATGGCCTGATCGCGTGTTTCTTCGGCTTCGTGCAGCTCCTGGCTCATACGGTCCAGGTCAGCAACGTCGCTTTGGCGCACGCGTGTAAACCGGTGCACCAGCCAATTGGCGAACCATCCCAGGGCAAAGGCCACGAACAGGATGGCGGCCGTCGTGATGATGAACTTAATTCTGTCCATTGCTGGTCTCCTGTTCGGCTTCCTCGGGGGGGGCTGTTTCGTCGGTTAGGGTTGTGGTCATCGGTGTCTCTGCTGCCGTTGCATCCAGCGTGGTTTGCTGCTCGGCGGCAGTTGAATCAGGGCGGATCAACCAGAATTCGATCCGGCGGTTTGCCTCGCGCCCGTCTTCGGTGTCATTGGAAGCAATCGGGCGGCTTTCTCCATAGCCGACTGCGGCCAGAGACGCAGTGCGCACACGGCGTGCACGCAATTCGTTCAACACAGATTGCGCCCGGGACTGGCTAAGCTGCTGGTTCATCGACTCGCGGCCCTGGCTATCGGTGTGTCCTTGGATTTCCATGCGCACGGGGCCGCAGATCAGCAGGATTTCTGCAATTTGGTCCATGGTTCCCGCCGACGCGCCGGCCACCGTGGCCGATCCTGGTTCAAAGGCGATTTTGTTCGACGCCTGGACGGCCGCAATCAATTGCTCGCATTCTTCGGGTTCGGGCACTTTGTCTTCCGGTTCGGGTGGTGCGCGATAGGTGATGTTCAGCGTGAATGTCTGGGCATCGCCCAGCTTGTCAGAAAGAAGACGGGAAACTTCGCCTTTGGTGTCTTCAAGATGGCTCACCCCCCGCAGTGTCAACTGATCGGGCGTTACACTGACAAATCCATTGCCCAGATGGGACAGTGCTTCCAGACCGGCCAGCACGCGAACGGGCCAATTGGACGGCAGGTCAGGGACGATCCGGGTTGCAGTATAGACATTGTCGGACCCAAAACGCGCCTTGGCATAGCTGTCAACCATACGCCGCAATTGCGGATCCGAAATTCGCCCGCGCAATTGCACCAGACCTTCGGGACTGAGAGTGGCGGAGAATTCCGGGATCGTATCATCGGCGTCCTCGGCGGGCACAGGTCGCACCGCATGCAGGGCAAAGACCTGAGGCAGGGCAGCTTCCAGATCACCGACAACACGCTCGAACATGGCTTCATCCACCGTGGGCGTTGCAATCAGGGTGACGTCAGCGTTGGAAATTGTCACGGACCCACCGCCCAGTTCGGCCAAAGCCTCGAGGCTGGTTTCAGCGGCGTTCGCCCATTTGGGAGAGGGCACGCCCATGCCGATCACGCAGGTTTCGGGCCCGGTCAGCTTGGCCTGTTTCGCGGCCTGGATGATCCGATCCCGTGATACCTTGCTTTCGGCGGAACAGGCATCAAATTGACCGCCTGTGTCGTCCAGAACATAGCGCAGCGTAAATGGGGTGATCACCGGGCGCGGCGCAGCAATGTCCAACGCCAAACGCAGGCCAGGAGGCGCTGTGCGGGTCAATTTGGTCGTCAGATCTTTCTTTTCTTCTGCACTATTGGTGATCGCGGTGATCGACACCTGTCCGGCCACGACCGAAATCTTGGCGCGTGGCAGGTCACGCAGTGCCACTACGGCAAAACCGATGGCGTCTTCCCACCCGCGCGGCACTGGATAGGAGGCGTTTTCAATCAGATTGGCAAAGCTGCTGCCACCGGCGATCTCTGCCAGATCCCTGGAGAGTTGATCACGGTTCGACGCCGTGGGAATAAGACCAATCACCGTGATACCCGCGTCATTGCGCAGGATCTCGGCCGAAAACTCGGGGGCGGCCAGCCCACTGCTGGGGGTTATCTGCATTTCGTCGATGATCCGGGCGGCATCTACCACGCTGCCGGTCACGGAAATGGCTGTAAATCGTCTGGCTTCGTCGGGTGCAATCCCGGACAGGGTCACTTGCAGCCCATCGGCCGCAACCTCGGCCCAATCATGCCCGGTTTCATCCAGAACCCGACGTACGGCAGTTTCCGAACTGCGCTCGATTCCGGTTACCGCAAAGCTGGCGGTGACCAGGCTAAGCCCTGCAGCAAAGACAAAGCAAACAACGGCGGTCAAAAGGTAAGAAAGGCGCATAGGCGGTGGTCGTCCGTGAGTGATCCCCCTGTCATACAGAGACAGGGGCAAGGGTTCAATCAGGCGAACAACGCCGCACCAAAGAAGATAAGCGGAATCAAGCCGGTGTCTCGATTGACGCGGAACAGCTGCAACAACGAGTCATTGTTGTCCGTGTTCAGCGCCCTAAGCTGCCAGGTCAGATGCCATCCCATGGCCCAGGGCCCGGCCAATGCGATGACCAGCGCCAGAACCGATGCATTTGGCATCAGGGCCAGGATAACCGCAAACCCCATAAGGCAGGTCGTGACGACCAAAAACCGCCGCATCCATCGCGGGGTATCCGAACCGAATAGCCGAGCGGTTGATTTGACCCCGATCAGAGCATCGTCTTCGGTGTCCTGATGGGCATAGATCGTGTCGTAAAACAATGTCCAGGCAATCCCGGCAAGGTACAGAAACACGGCCGGCCAGTGCAGCGCGCCCGCATGCGCCGTCCAGGCCAGCAGGGCACCCCAGTTGAACGCCAATCCCAGAAACACCTGTGGCCACCAAGTAAACCGTTTGGCAAAGGGATAGATGGCAACAGGCAACAGCGACAACACCCC
Protein-coding regions in this window:
- the moaD gene encoding molybdopterin converting factor subunit 1, whose translation is MDILYFAWVRERIGLPRETVKTSAETVMDLVTELRGREERYEAAFADLSALRVALDQDLSDFDAPLAGVREVAFFPPMTGG
- the uvrC gene encoding excinuclease ABC subunit UvrC; amino-acid sequence: MTDSVDPSASTPHTGYGVVQDYLKTLDSSPGVYRMLDSESRVLYVGKARNLRARVSNYARPGHSGRIERMIAATASMMFLTTRTETEALLLEQNLIKQLKPKYNVLLRDDKSFPNILVAKDHEFPQIKKHRGARKQKGTYFGPFASAGAVNRTLNQLQKAFLLRNCSDAMFSGRTRACLLHQIKRCSAPCVGKISEEDYANSVRDAEQFLSGRSTRIQEDLAAQMQQASDAMEFERAAAIRDRIRALTQVQTNQGINPRGVAEADIVALHMESGQACVQVFFIRANQNWGNQDFYPRVGADISPAEAMEAFLGQFYDNKEPPRQLILSDGIENTDLMERALSEKSGRKVEILVPQRGEKAELVSGALRNARESLARRMSESATQAKLLRGMADAFDLEGPPQRIEVYDNSHIQGTNAVGGMIVAGPEGLMKNAYRKFNIRGDDLTPGDDFGMMKEVLTRRFSRLLKEDPDRDKGHWPDLLLIDGGAGQVSAVAEIMAEHGVEDIPMVGVAKGIDRDHGKEEFHRIGKRPFALQRNDPVLYFVQRLRDEAHRFAIGTHRAKRAKTIGATPLDEIAGVGASRKRALLAHFGSAKAVSRANLADLKAVDGISAALAEKIYDFFHDRG
- a CDS encoding OmpA family protein, producing the protein MRLSYLLTAVVCFVFAAGLSLVTASFAVTGIERSSETAVRRVLDETGHDWAEVAADGLQVTLSGIAPDEARRFTAISVTGSVVDAARIIDEMQITPSSGLAAPEFSAEILRNDAGITVIGLIPTASNRDQLSRDLAEIAGGSSFANLIENASYPVPRGWEDAIGFAVVALRDLPRAKISVVAGQVSITAITNSAEEKKDLTTKLTRTAPPGLRLALDIAAPRPVITPFTLRYVLDDTGGQFDACSAESKVSRDRIIQAAKQAKLTGPETCVIGMGVPSPKWANAAETSLEALAELGGGSVTISNADVTLIATPTVDEAMFERVVGDLEAALPQVFALHAVRPVPAEDADDTIPEFSATLSPEGLVQLRGRISDPQLRRMVDSYAKARFGSDNVYTATRIVPDLPSNWPVRVLAGLEALSHLGNGFVSVTPDQLTLRGVSHLEDTKGEVSRLLSDKLGDAQTFTLNITYRAPPEPEDKVPEPEECEQLIAAVQASNKIAFEPGSATVAGASAGTMDQIAEILLICGPVRMEIQGHTDSQGRESMNQQLSQSRAQSVLNELRARRVRTASLAAVGYGESRPIASNDTEDGREANRRIEFWLIRPDSTAAEQQTTLDATAAETPMTTTLTDETAPPEEAEQETSNGQN
- the ubiA gene encoding 4-hydroxybenzoate octaprenyltransferase, giving the protein MQGDAPTPDAPDRKDQVSDAVKGNWVDTRAPAWTRPYLRLSRADRPIGTWLLLIPCWWGLVLAMLWDQSPRWEDLWIAVGCAMGAWLMRGAGCTWNDITDRDIDDKVERTRSRPIPSGQVSVKQALVWMAIQALISLAILLTFNPATIALGVLSLLPVAIYPFAKRFTWWPQVFLGLAFNWGALLAWTAHAGALHWPAVFLYLAGIAWTLFYDTIYAHQDTEDDALIGVKSTARLFGSDTPRWMRRFLVVTTCLMGFAVILALMPNASVLALVIALAGPWAMGWHLTWQLRALNTDNNDSLLQLFRVNRDTGLIPLIFFGAALFA
- a CDS encoding class I SAM-dependent methyltransferase, with translation MAHIEHLKSLCPLEGLDVVDVGAGDGVYSRQLDAAGANVTAIEIDPEKVERAKENLPGSIDVKLGAAENLPLTFGSQDLVCLFFSLHHVPIAAQPAAFDEFRRVLGTNGRLHIVEPYPYGTMFDVVRLVEDETIVRTISHQLLNHMDRDQRFALENKREYVLTREYPSFEFFLEKIVLPDPARAKTYEAIAPEMADTFNRAVEYLDGRFVLHQPCAAYHFSVTG
- a CDS encoding molybdenum cofactor biosynthesis protein MoaE, with the protein product MRISVQEAPFDLGVESEAFARNAEQIGAIVTFTGVVRDSDAGRLQVMEIEHYPGMTEKALAAIANEAVERWDLGDVLVIHRYGRLAPGERIMMVATAARHRVAAFEAAEFLMDYLKSRAPFWKKELSATQSTWVAAKDEDEDALNRWAR
- a CDS encoding methyltransferase domain-containing protein, with product MHDSKSVSDHWGTGDVYSRIVDAMHAAGIDPETVTVEQLAPVDHFHARGFPATIELADALPIEAGQRLVDIGCGIGGPARYLAQRFGCQVDGLDITAPFVDAGNRLSALVGMQDAVTIVLGDGQKLPYDDGSFDGGYSQHVTMNVRDRSAFFNEAYRVLKPGAFFALTEHGLGEVGDPHHPLPWSEDGSGAYLMRPADTIAALEQSGFSDVQVSDTGAKYLQGYLRAIEMAEKGEAPVFGVHILLGRLAPQIVRNAARNIEEKRTHPIQVICRKM
- the pgsA gene encoding CDP-diacylglycerol--glycerol-3-phosphate 3-phosphatidyltransferase, which produces MKWNLPNILTVLRLLAAPGVAIMFLYFSRPHADWLALLLFLSAAITDFFDGYLARAWRQETKIGAMLDPIADKAMVVIALMVIVGYSASHWMPWLVLPATVILFREVFVSGLREYLGDTAGTLKVTNLAKWKTTAQMTAISVLFGQGIFEHYLVMSSFGMDQGIVDQIMAGEIEDTQGLRWKFEGMIWTGRLGLWLLWIAAALTLITGADYLRKAMPHLKETR